One window of the Eucalyptus grandis isolate ANBG69807.140 chromosome 8, ASM1654582v1, whole genome shotgun sequence genome contains the following:
- the LOC120286613 gene encoding uncharacterized protein LOC120286613, which yields MKLPSFFLTVSFTQGRKFKDGVFHVTFICMLEIIYTYPPTDPLIDRQIAKMHFPCSTSSSSSLFTIFCLLLVIISLFLPGASARIHAIVAIYTPGSRAPPANGHTGTALNKQHVGCSRSHQVKKNFVACDRDIYVICHNTLSMVLE from the exons atgAAGCTTCCGAGTTTTTTTCTCACCGTGTCATTTACTCAGGGTAGGAAATTCAAAGATGGTGTCTTTCATGTGACTTTTATCTGCATGTTGGAGATTATTTATACCTACCCACCCACCGACCCACTCATAGACAGACAGATAGCAAAAATGCATTTCCCTTgctcaacatcatcatcatcttctctttTCACCATTTTCTGCTTGCTCTTGGTTATAATCTCCTTGTTTCTTCCAGGGGCCTCGGCTCGAATACATGCGATAGTAG CAATATATACACCGGGAAGTCGTGCTCCTCCTGCCAACGG ACACACCGGCACCGCCTTGAACAAACAACATGTTGGTTGTTCCAGATCCCATCAAGTAAAGAAGAACTTTGTCGCTTGTGATCGCGATATATATGTAATATGTCATAATACTCTTAGTATGGTCTTGGAGTAg